A genomic region of Micropterus dolomieu isolate WLL.071019.BEF.003 ecotype Adirondacks linkage group LG11, ASM2129224v1, whole genome shotgun sequence contains the following coding sequences:
- the pnn gene encoding pinin yields MAVVVRSLQDQLEKAKESLKNVDDNIRKLTGRDPNESRPGQIRRLGGPMAGPGGGRGRGINLLRRSLSDIGSGGPPAKQRDIEGALLRLAGDQRARRDARHDSDAEDDDDVKKPALQSSVVATSKERTRRDLIQDQTMDERGKQRNRRMFGLLMGTLQKFKQESNVSTEKQKRRTEIEQKLEVQAEAEKKKVENEKRELFEERRAKQTELRLLEQKVELAQLQEEWTSHNNRLVKYIRTKTKPHIFYLPGKMCSATQKLLDDSTKKLNAVFEERCEAFAEHLSKMESRPRRQPNRDQDSNAAATGMDHSAEGKPAGQVVKVTGNRGGAEMEEEEEEDEEEEDRRNEGGRKVTAKEEGGKEVLKKVEEEVEGIELSEEGNEEKKKEGEEGVKDSGDRGEKGEKEASPGSEEMEVEGGPEQEDRSEGETESKQGPTDLQNEKTKDTQFSEPTVTSQEAPNTSHQPQVSHIAGEPAVTSSGILEEKTPGSQTASTVPGQDIIIPGLEVQDLTVKNPAVEGKPGDEAPQKLPDTQAPSVTPAPSKEERDGRRGRKKEKEPRKGRSHSNSSSSSSSGSSSSGSSSSSSGSSRSSSSSSSSSSSSSNSSRSRSRDGGKRKRRPSDRGRKKGEERSHHKRGGSSGGGRDSKGSKERRKRSEEGRGRSSRSDREHKDRDRKDKRR; encoded by the exons ATGGCGGTGGTAGTGCGGAGCTTGCAAGACCAGCTCGAAAAAGCCAAGGAAAGCTTGAAAAATGTGGACGATAATATTCGTAAATTGACGGGGCGTGATCCAAATGAATCAAG ACCGGGTCAGATCCGTCGACTCGGCGGCCCCATGGCAGGCCCCGGTGGAGGTAGAGGCAGAGGAATCAACCTGCTCAG GCGTAGTCTCTCAGACATTGGAAGCGGCGGCCCCCCTGCCAAGCAGAGGGACATCGAAGGTGCCCTGCTGAG GCTGGCGGGGGACCAGAGGGCCAGGAGAGACGCGCGTCACGACAGCGACGCTGAGGATGATGACGATGTCAAAAAG cCGGCGTTGCAGTCGTCTGTAGTAGCTACCTCCAAGGAGAGAACACGCAGAGACCTCATTCAGGACCAAACCATGGATGAGAGGGGCAAACAGAG GAATCGGCGTATGTTTGGTCTGCTGATGGGGACCCTGCAAAAATTCAAACAGGAGTCCAATGTCTCAACAGAGAAG CAAAAGCGACGTACAGAGATCGAGCAGAAGCTTGAGGTTCAGGCTGAAGCTGAGAAAAAGAAGGTGGAGAATGAAAAGAGGGAGCTGTTTGAAGAGAGGAGAGCCAAACAGACTGAGCTGAGACTACTAGAACAGAAAGTGGAATTAGCTCAGCTG CAAGAGGAGTGGACCAGCCACAATAATCGTCTGGTAAAATACATTCGTACCAAGACCAAGCCTCATATCTTCTACCTGCCTGGAAAAATGTGCTCCGCCACACAGAAACTCCTCGATGACTCCACCAAGAAACTAAACG CTGTGTTTGAGGAGAGGTGTGAGGCTTTTGCCGAACACCTCAGCAAGATGGAGTCCCGCCCCCGGCGACAGCCAAACCGCGACCAGGACAGCAACGCAGCAGCAACAGGGATGGACCACTCGGCGGAGGGTAAGCCAGCAGGCCAGGTAGTCAAGGTGACAGGTAACAGGGGGGGTgcagagatggaggaagaggaggaggaagatgaggaggaggaggataggaGGAATGAGGGGGGTAGAAAGGTGACAGCAAAGGAAGAAGGGGGGAAGGAAGTGTTGAagaaggtggaggaagaggtggaggggATAGAGTTAAGTGAAGAGGGTaatgaggagaagaagaaggaaggagaggagggggttAAAGACAGCGGGGACAggggagagaagggagagaagGAAGCAAGTCCAGGGTCAGAGGAGATGGAGGTGGAGGGCGGGCCAGAGCAGGAGGACAGGAGTGAGGGAGAAACGGAGAGTAAACAGGGGCCCACAGACCTCCAAAACGAAAAGACCAAGGACACCCAGTTCTCTGAACCGACCGTAACCAGCCAAGAAGCACCAAACACCAGCCACCAGCCTCAGGTCAGCCACATCGCAGGGGAACCAGCCGTTACGTCCTCTGGGATTCTGGAGGAGAAGACCCCTGGGTCTCAAACGGCCTCCACAGTGCCTGGGCAGGATATCATCATCCCTGGCCTCGAGGTCCAGGACTTAACAGTCAAGAACCCGGCTGTGGAAGGGAAGCCAGGGGATGAAGCACCCCAGAAACTGCCTGACACCCAGGCCCCCAGCGTTACCCCTGCACCCTCTAAGGAGGAACGGGATGGtaggagagggaggaagaaggaaaaGGAGCCGAGGAAGGGCCGCAGTCATAGTAacagctcctcctcttcctcctccggCTCCTCCTCCAGCGgaagctcctcctcttcctccggATCCAGCCgctcctcttcatcatcatcgtcCTCTTCGTCCTCATCGTCCAACAGCAGCCGAAGTCGCAGCCGAGACGGCGGTAAGCGCAAGAGAAGGCCGTCGGACAGGGGcaggaagaaaggagaagagagaagtCACCACAAGAGAGGAGGGAGTAGCGGAGGAGGGAGGGACTCGAAGGGAtcgaaggagaggaggaagaggagcgaGGAAGGGAGGGGCAGGTCTTCCCGGAGCGATAGGGAGCATAAAGATAGAGACAGGAAGGACAAGAGACGTTAA